GATGAATTAGCTAAAAAGCTTGATGCAagtaagacaaaaaaaatatatatcctttttttgaagaaattcaAAAACAGTGGAATAGTATTGACAAAAATGGACGACCTAATGATAGtagtaaaatatgtaatCCCGAATCCCAACTTTTTAAAACGGGATTATTCGaatatatcaaaaaattacttgattactttgaaaattttgaaacatttaCAAAAGAAATGGGAACACAGAATAAAGAACCAAATAAATATTGCGactatattaaaaaatgtgttccattatattttacGTTTAAACAATTATGCCAGCTAATatcaaataatatatgcgaaaaatatttaaaacatGATGATAGTTATAATCCTGCAGAATTATTGTCTAATTTATCATGTGTGGAAGGAAACAAATATGAAGTTAAACTTGATGAAAGTCTCGTAAAAGAAATGATAACAACATAT
This is a stretch of genomic DNA from Plasmodium cynomolgi strain B DNA, scaffold: 1401, whole genome shotgun sequence. It encodes these proteins:
- a CDS encoding CYIR protein (putative;~vir-type antigen) — encoded protein: MTDPVLDKLPSTNFLKALNGNVNGKKYSINCESIGIDSPEKEKINDICTKLEKNIYYLENEYNQQYLESVHNKDLSFFDKHCYDLNYWLYDELAKKLDAKIQKQWNSIDKNGRPNDSSKICNPESQLFKTGLFEYIKKLLDYFENFETFTKEMGTQNKEPNKYCDYIKKCVPLYFTFKQLCQLISNNICEKYLKHDDSYNPAELLSNLSCVEGNKYEVKLDESLVLATFSQVLVV